In Vigna radiata var. radiata cultivar VC1973A chromosome 3, Vradiata_ver6, whole genome shotgun sequence, the following proteins share a genomic window:
- the LOC106756784 gene encoding uncharacterized protein LOC106756784 encodes MSASCGVVECVFVLGCARWLWKRCTYVGNYDSATWPAATPDEFEPVPRVCRLILANYDPDLRNPQYYKPAPGHRLNPEWVVKRVTYEQTLGHAPPYLIYLDHEHKEIVLAVRGLNLVNESDYKVLLDNRLGQQMFDGGYVHRGLLKSAQWLLNRESETLKRLWLENGSEYDMVFTGHSLGSGVVSLLTILVVNHRDGLGGIPKEKIRCYAVAPARCMSLNLAVKYANVIHSVVLQDDFLPRTPTPLEDIFKSIFCLPCLLLLVCLRDTFIPEGRKLRDPRRLYAPGRMYHIVERKFCRCGRFPPEVRTAIPVDGRFEHIVLSCNATSDHGIIWIEREAEKALQLMKGKTSETVTEPPTIQKFERLKTIEKEHKDALERAVSLNVPHAVDSAEEETAEKNEGEEASDSGNNNVSSSQSKSSDGRSNWDEVVEKLLKKSKTVELNQQRDTNVLP; translated from the exons ATGTCGGCTTCATGCGGGGTGGTGGAGTGCGTCTTCGTGCTGGGCTGCGCTAGGTGGCTCTGGAAGCGCTGCACCTACGTTGGAAACTACGACAGCGCCACGTGGCCGGCCGCCACCCCTGACGAGTTTGAACCGGTGCCGCGTGTCTGCCGCCTCATCCTCGCCAACTACGACCCCGATCTCCGAAATCCCCAGTACTACAAGCCCGCCCCCGGTCACCGCCTGAACCCGGAGTGGGTCGTGAAGCGCGTGACCTACGAGCAAACTCTCGGACACGCGCCGCCCTACCTCATCTACCTCGACCACGAGCACAAGGAGATCGTGCTAGCGGTGCGTGGCCTCAACCTGGTCAATGAGAGTGACTATAAAGTCCTACTTGATAACCGGTTGGGGCAGCAGATGTTCGACGGCGGGTACGTACACCGTGGGCTGCTGAAGTCGGCGCAGTGGCTGCTGAATAGGGAGTCGGAGACGCTGAAGCGATTGTGGTTGGAGAACGGTTCCGAATATGATATGGTGTTCACTGGACACTCTTTGGGTTCTGGGGTGGTGTCGTTGTTGACGATTTTGGTTGTGAACCATAGGGACGGTTTGGGTGGGATTCCTAAGGAGAAGATTCGATGTTATGCGGTTGCTCCTGCCAGGTGTATGTCCCTCAATTTGGCTGTCAAGTATGCCAATGTCATTCATTCTGTTGTTTTGCAG GATGATTTCTTGCCAAGAACGCCCACTCCGTTGGAAGATATATTCAAATCTATATTCTG TTTGCCCTGCTTATTGTTGTTGGTTTGCCTGAGAGACACTTTCATACCTGAGGGTAGAAAGCTTAGAGATCCAAGGAGACTTTATGCGCCTGGACGAATGTACCATATTGTTGAGAGAAAGTTTTGCAG ATGTGGTAGATTTCCTCCTGAAGTGAGGACTGCTATTCCTGTTGATGGAAGATTTGAGCATATCGTCTTGTCGTGTAATGCAACATCAGATCATGGAATAATATGGATTGAAAGGGAGGCCGAGAAAGCCTTGCAA TTGATGAAGGGGAAGACCTCTGAAACTGTGACAGAGCCTCCAACGATACAAAAGTTCGAGAGGTTGAAGACCATAGAGAAAGAACATAAAGATGCTTTGGAAAGGGCTGTTAGCTTAAACGTGCCTCATGCAGTGGACTCTGCAGAGGAAGAAACGGCGGAGAAGAATGAAGGTGAAGAAGCATCGGATAGTGGAAACAATAACGTGTCAAGTAGCCAATCAAAATCCAGTGATGGAAGGTCAAACTGGGATGAGGTTGTTGAAAAACTCCTAAAAAAGAGCAAGACGGTAGAATTAAATCAGCAAAGGGACACCAATGTCTTACCAtaa